The following are from one region of the Silene latifolia isolate original U9 population chromosome 9, ASM4854445v1, whole genome shotgun sequence genome:
- the LOC141601976 gene encoding uncharacterized protein LOC141601976, with product MLGPQMIQDMVDQVHVMQEKMRTAQDRQKSYADLRKSDIEFAVEDKVLLKVSLINYVSEPTHVLEVKMIELDDALTYVETPKEMLDNKVRKTRHGKTVLVKVLWSNHQVEEATWEAVEAM from the exons ATGTTGGGACCTCAAATGATCCAAGACATGGTTGATCAAGTACATGTTATGCAAGAAAAGATGAGAACGGCACAAGATCGGCAAAAGAGCTATGCCGATTTGAGGAAGAGTGACATAGAGTTTGCGGTCGAGGACAAAGTGTTGCTTAAGGTTTCTCTCAT AAATTATGTGAGCGAGCCTACACATGTTCTTGAAGTGAAGATGATTGAGTTGGATGATGCTTTGACCTATGTGGAGACTCCTAAGGAGATGTTAGACAATAAAGTGAGAAAGACAAGACACGGGAAAACGGTGTTGGTGAAAGTGCTTTGGTCCAACCATCAAGTAGAAGAGGCAACGTGGGAGGCTGTTGAAGCAATGTAG